In Nonomuraea sp. NBC_00507, the following are encoded in one genomic region:
- a CDS encoding SRPBCC family protein, translating into MSQTADHAITRVFDAPLGLVWAAWTEPERFSQWFGPRMMATPVGRLTLDAWPGGVWRATLAGDEGFEVTVDGTYREVRKPVRLVFTTGDPDDPGDGPASVVTIDLADVGGKTEMRFRQHGVQVEPTGWMEFFDRLAEHLTAASERPPA; encoded by the coding sequence ATGAGCCAGACCGCCGACCACGCCATCACGCGCGTGTTCGACGCGCCGCTCGGCCTGGTGTGGGCCGCGTGGACCGAGCCGGAGCGCTTCTCCCAATGGTTCGGGCCCCGGATGATGGCCACGCCGGTCGGCCGGCTGACCCTGGACGCCTGGCCCGGCGGGGTCTGGCGGGCCACGTTGGCCGGCGACGAGGGATTCGAGGTGACGGTGGACGGCACCTACCGCGAGGTGCGCAAGCCCGTGCGGCTGGTGTTCACGACCGGCGACCCGGACGATCCGGGCGACGGGCCCGCGTCCGTGGTGACGATTGACCTCGCGGACGTGGGCGGCAAGACCGAGATGCGCTTCCGCCAGCACGGTGTGCAGGTCGAGCCGACGGGCTGGATGGAGTTCTTCGACCGCCTGGCCGAGCACCTCACAGCAGCTTCGGAGCGTCCTCCAGCTTGA
- a CDS encoding LacI family DNA-binding transcriptional regulator, with translation MSAKRRVTIALIAEEAGVSIPTVSKVINGRPEVAPATRHRVERLLQEHGYQRRVSQDDTPAGLVDLVFAEIESPWAMEIVRGAESAAHEAGASVVISVLHTHAGPGRDWLERLAARRTDGVVIVASRLSTGIQSQLSARSLPFAVVDPEGEPAPGVVSVGATNWNGGLAATRHLLELGHRRIGMISGPADMLCSQARIDGYRAALETAGVPVVPELIRRGTFLVDSGHDEGHALLSLPSPPTAIFAGSDLMAFGVFEAARQRGLRVPEDLSVVGFDDLPLAKSAWPPLTTVRQPLQEMAALATRTVLAMGRGEVPETKRVELATELIVRESTARYE, from the coding sequence GTGTCAGCGAAGAGGCGGGTCACGATCGCACTGATCGCGGAAGAGGCCGGAGTGTCCATCCCCACGGTCTCCAAGGTCATCAACGGGCGCCCGGAGGTCGCCCCGGCGACCCGCCATCGGGTCGAACGACTACTCCAAGAACACGGTTACCAACGCCGCGTAAGCCAGGACGACACCCCTGCCGGCTTGGTCGACCTGGTCTTCGCCGAGATCGAGTCACCCTGGGCCATGGAGATCGTCCGCGGCGCGGAGAGCGCCGCCCACGAGGCCGGCGCCAGCGTGGTCATCTCGGTCCTGCACACCCACGCCGGTCCGGGACGGGACTGGCTGGAACGGCTGGCCGCCCGCAGGACGGACGGCGTGGTGATCGTCGCCTCCCGCCTGTCCACCGGCATCCAGTCCCAGCTGAGCGCCCGCTCCCTGCCGTTCGCGGTAGTGGACCCGGAAGGCGAGCCGGCCCCGGGCGTGGTCTCGGTGGGGGCGACGAACTGGAACGGCGGCCTGGCCGCCACCCGGCACCTCCTCGAGCTGGGCCACCGCAGAATCGGCATGATCAGCGGCCCCGCCGACATGCTCTGCAGCCAGGCCCGCATCGACGGCTACCGCGCGGCGTTGGAAACGGCCGGCGTGCCCGTCGTCCCCGAGTTGATAAGACGCGGAACGTTCCTGGTGGACTCGGGCCACGACGAGGGCCACGCCCTGCTGTCCCTGCCATCCCCTCCGACCGCCATCTTCGCCGGCAGTGACCTGATGGCCTTCGGCGTCTTCGAGGCGGCCCGGCAGCGGGGTCTGCGCGTGCCCGAGGACCTGAGCGTGGTCGGCTTCGACGACCTGCCCTTGGCCAAGTCGGCCTGGCCGCCTCTGACCACGGTGCGCCAACCGCTGCAGGAGATGGCGGCGCTGGCCACCCGTACGGTGCTGGCGATGGGGCGGGGCGAGGTGCCGGAGACCAAGCGGGTGGAACTGGCCACCGAACTGATCGTCCGGGAGAGCACGGCCAGGTACGAGTAG
- a CDS encoding BTAD domain-containing putative transcriptional regulator, which yields MRFGVLGPLGVWTDAGEVVTIPGLKVRALLVDLLVHEGHPVSVDRLVDDLWGEEPPGNPAGALQVRVSQLRKALEDAEPGAKNLVVSRAPGYLLRPDPGALDAERFAHLLTQAEAADSPRTRAKLLGEALGLWRGPAYADFADEEYTRSAIVRLEEQRLSALEQHAEARLELGEHGLLVGELGDLVARHPLRERLRAVHMRALYRAGRQSEALASYGELRERLADELGLDPGPDLVALHQAILGQDPSLSVPADRPLTNLPAALSKLIGRDEALAEVCALVGEERLVTLTGSGGVGKTRLALAAANQLLDAFADGAWLVELDQGVQAGLEQAARAPAEAVMTALDIREGADAADVAGQLVGALRQRRMLLVLDNCEHVVEEVAELAELLLRACPGLRILATSREPLAVDGEVLWSVPPLDVPASADLTVMARSEAVRLFVTRAAAAARGFALDAGNAQAVAQLCRRLDGIPLALELAATRVRALGVHGVVARLDDRFRLLASGQRGAPARQQTLTAVIDWSWDLLSDEERRVLRRLAAHAEGCTLEAAESVCGEPGLDVLDLLARLVDRSLVVVVDTPSGVRYRLLESVSAYSLARLSDAGELDGVRLAHLRHYLALAEQAEPKLYGHEQRDWLLRLDAEAANMRTALDTAIAMKDADGAARLVNALTWYWFLRGRLAEGRRSLAAALSVEAEPSAPRARAAAWHAGFAVTLGEQVAWGPALEAVADPGERARAEMFLSLHVGDMATGQELMRRALTTFRAVGDRWGVAVALARQAMDAFTQRDVEALERLAGESVQLFTELGDRWGLLQATEWQASVAEMAHDTERANRLFGEGLRMAEDLGLWPEVATRTAWLGWIAMQSGDYDRAIEISERAMKLAADQGYKDGETQAELGLAYAARRAGRLELAEEHLHRLLEGVPRGPEVEPVMFLPDVLLELGHLAERRGDPAEALALHAEALAASQKIGDPRSAVSVVEAAASASGATEKAARLLGLAAAAREHHQTPAGPWELSEIERISARVRDALGEEAFAAAYADGAALKLEDAPKLL from the coding sequence ATGCGTTTTGGGGTGCTGGGACCGCTGGGTGTGTGGACCGACGCCGGGGAGGTCGTCACGATCCCCGGACTCAAGGTCCGGGCGCTGCTCGTGGACCTTCTCGTCCACGAAGGTCACCCGGTGTCCGTGGACCGGCTGGTCGACGACCTGTGGGGTGAGGAGCCGCCGGGCAACCCGGCGGGCGCGCTGCAGGTACGCGTCTCGCAACTACGCAAGGCGCTCGAGGACGCCGAGCCCGGGGCCAAAAACCTCGTGGTCTCCCGCGCCCCCGGCTACCTGCTGCGCCCCGACCCCGGCGCCCTGGACGCCGAACGCTTCGCGCATCTGCTGACGCAGGCCGAGGCCGCCGACAGCCCGCGGACGAGGGCCAAGCTGCTGGGCGAGGCGCTGGGCCTGTGGCGGGGACCGGCGTACGCCGACTTCGCCGATGAGGAATACACCAGGTCGGCCATCGTCCGGTTGGAGGAGCAGCGGCTGTCGGCGCTGGAGCAGCACGCCGAGGCGCGGCTGGAGCTGGGAGAGCACGGGTTGCTGGTGGGGGAGCTCGGCGACCTGGTGGCCCGCCATCCGCTCAGGGAGCGGCTGCGTGCCGTGCACATGCGGGCGCTGTACCGGGCGGGACGCCAGAGCGAGGCGCTGGCGAGCTACGGCGAGCTGCGCGAGCGGCTGGCCGACGAGCTCGGTCTCGACCCCGGGCCTGACCTGGTCGCGCTCCACCAGGCGATACTCGGGCAGGATCCGTCGCTCAGCGTGCCCGCCGACCGGCCGCTGACGAACCTGCCCGCCGCGCTCAGCAAGCTGATCGGCAGGGACGAGGCCCTGGCCGAGGTGTGCGCGCTGGTCGGGGAGGAGCGGCTGGTGACGCTCACCGGCAGCGGCGGGGTCGGCAAGACCCGGCTCGCGCTGGCGGCGGCGAACCAACTGCTGGACGCCTTCGCGGACGGCGCCTGGCTGGTCGAGCTCGATCAGGGGGTTCAGGCAGGGCTGGAGCAGGCGGCGCGCGCCCCGGCGGAGGCGGTCATGACAGCGCTGGACATCAGGGAAGGAGCCGACGCCGCCGACGTGGCGGGGCAGCTCGTCGGCGCGCTCAGGCAGCGCCGCATGCTGCTCGTCCTCGACAACTGCGAGCACGTGGTCGAGGAGGTCGCCGAGCTGGCCGAGCTGCTCCTTCGGGCCTGCCCCGGGCTCCGGATCCTGGCCACCAGCAGGGAGCCGCTGGCCGTGGACGGTGAGGTGTTGTGGAGCGTGCCGCCGCTCGACGTGCCTGCGAGCGCCGACCTGACGGTCATGGCGCGTTCGGAGGCCGTCCGGCTGTTCGTGACCCGCGCCGCGGCTGCCGCCCGCGGCTTCGCGCTGGACGCGGGCAACGCGCAGGCCGTCGCCCAGCTGTGCCGGCGGCTGGACGGCATCCCGCTGGCGCTGGAGCTGGCCGCGACCCGAGTGCGCGCGCTCGGCGTGCACGGCGTGGTGGCCAGGCTCGACGACAGGTTCCGGCTGCTGGCCTCCGGGCAGCGTGGCGCCCCGGCCCGCCAGCAGACGCTGACCGCGGTGATCGACTGGAGCTGGGACCTGCTGTCCGACGAGGAGCGCCGCGTCCTGCGCCGCCTGGCCGCGCACGCCGAGGGGTGCACGCTGGAGGCGGCCGAGTCCGTCTGCGGGGAGCCGGGGCTCGACGTGCTCGACCTGCTGGCCAGGCTCGTCGACCGCTCCCTCGTGGTCGTGGTGGACACCCCCTCGGGGGTCAGGTACCGCTTGCTGGAGTCGGTGTCGGCGTACAGTCTCGCCCGGTTGTCCGACGCGGGCGAGCTCGACGGGGTACGCCTCGCGCACCTGCGTCACTACCTGGCGCTCGCCGAACAGGCCGAGCCGAAGCTGTACGGGCACGAGCAGCGGGACTGGCTGCTGCGCCTGGACGCCGAGGCGGCCAACATGCGGACCGCGCTCGACACGGCCATCGCCATGAAGGACGCCGACGGTGCGGCGCGGCTGGTGAACGCGCTGACCTGGTACTGGTTCCTGCGCGGCAGGCTGGCCGAGGGCAGACGGTCGCTGGCGGCGGCCCTGTCCGTCGAGGCCGAGCCCTCCGCGCCCAGGGCCAGGGCGGCGGCCTGGCACGCCGGGTTCGCGGTCACGCTCGGCGAGCAGGTCGCGTGGGGGCCCGCGCTGGAGGCCGTCGCGGATCCCGGCGAGCGGGCCAGGGCCGAGATGTTCCTCAGCCTGCACGTCGGGGACATGGCGACGGGGCAGGAGCTGATGCGCCGGGCGCTGACCACGTTCCGGGCGGTCGGCGACCGATGGGGCGTGGCCGTCGCGCTCGCCAGGCAGGCCATGGACGCCTTCACCCAGCGGGACGTCGAGGCGCTGGAACGCCTCGCCGGGGAGAGCGTCCAGTTGTTCACCGAGCTCGGCGACCGCTGGGGCCTGCTGCAGGCCACGGAATGGCAGGCGTCGGTGGCCGAGATGGCCCATGACACCGAGCGGGCCAACCGGCTGTTCGGCGAGGGGCTGCGGATGGCGGAGGACCTCGGCCTGTGGCCCGAGGTCGCCACGCGCACCGCCTGGCTCGGCTGGATCGCGATGCAGAGCGGCGACTACGACCGTGCCATCGAGATCAGCGAGCGGGCCATGAAGCTGGCCGCCGACCAGGGCTACAAGGACGGCGAGACGCAGGCGGAGCTGGGCCTGGCCTACGCCGCGCGCCGGGCGGGGCGGCTGGAGCTGGCCGAGGAACACCTGCACCGCCTGCTGGAAGGGGTGCCACGCGGCCCTGAGGTCGAGCCCGTCATGTTCCTGCCGGACGTGCTCCTCGAGCTGGGCCACCTGGCGGAGCGACGCGGCGATCCGGCCGAGGCGCTGGCGCTGCACGCGGAGGCGCTGGCGGCCTCCCAAAAGATCGGCGACCCCAGGTCTGCCGTATCCGTGGTGGAGGCCGCGGCCTCGGCTTCGGGGGCGACCGAGAAGGCCGCCAGGTTGCTGGGTCTGGCGGCCGCGGCCAGGGAGCATCATCAGACGCCCGCGGGGCCGTGGGAGCTGTCCGAGATCGAGCGGATCTCGGCGCGGGTACGCGACGCGCTCGGCGAGGAGGCGTTCGCGGCCGCGTACGCCGACGGCGCCGCGCTCAAGCTGGAGGACGCTCCGAAGCTGCTGTGA
- a CDS encoding DUF397 domain-containing protein, whose amino-acid sequence MELELNEELESAKWRKSSFSGDNGECLEVAPLSGGRVAVRDTERPDMHPFVVTAAAWTAFTSGAKAGEFDF is encoded by the coding sequence ATGGAACTGGAGCTGAACGAGGAACTTGAGAGCGCCAAGTGGCGGAAGTCCTCGTTCTCGGGCGACAACGGCGAATGCCTGGAGGTGGCACCGCTGTCTGGCGGCCGTGTTGCCGTCAGGGACACCGAGCGGCCCGACATGCACCCTTTCGTGGTGACCGCGGCAGCGTGGACAGCGTTTACGAGCGGGGCGAAGGCTGGAGAGTTCGACTTCTAG
- a CDS encoding alpha/beta hydrolase, producing MLPWSAELAGRLDHHVIDSALLRDNPLGDPHERPLLVYVPPGYDDAPERRYPSVYVLLGYTGHVTMWLNRAPFRRPYPELADAVFANGEAPPVIVVYVDAWTALGGSQYVDSPATGRYHSYLRDEVVPWVDTHYRTIPDRDHRAVTGKSSGGYGAMVTAMLAPDVFGALATHAGDALFEVSALPSFPGLARKLRDMYDGSYVKFLADFRGRLAGTKDGDLELLEMYAYAAAYSADEDGAVHLPFDDTGAIVPDVWRRWLDHDPVVMAREPKYAEALRSMRAIWVDAGNKDEYFLDFGAVAFRRALEAAGVPDERVYFELFDAGHGGIEYRYPLALAWLARRLTPSAG from the coding sequence ATGCTGCCCTGGTCCGCCGAGCTGGCCGGCCGTCTCGACCACCACGTGATCGACAGCGCCCTGCTGCGTGACAACCCTCTGGGCGACCCGCACGAGCGGCCGCTGCTGGTGTACGTGCCACCGGGCTACGATGACGCGCCCGAGCGCCGCTACCCCTCCGTCTACGTGCTGCTCGGCTACACCGGCCACGTCACGATGTGGCTGAACCGGGCGCCGTTCCGCCGGCCGTACCCGGAACTGGCCGACGCCGTGTTCGCGAACGGCGAGGCGCCGCCGGTGATCGTCGTGTACGTGGACGCGTGGACCGCCCTCGGCGGCAGCCAATACGTGGACTCGCCCGCCACCGGCCGCTACCACTCCTACCTGCGTGACGAGGTCGTCCCGTGGGTGGACACGCACTACCGCACGATCCCCGATCGCGATCATCGCGCGGTCACCGGCAAGTCGAGCGGCGGGTACGGCGCCATGGTGACCGCCATGCTGGCGCCGGACGTGTTCGGCGCCCTCGCCACGCACGCGGGTGACGCGTTGTTCGAGGTCAGCGCGCTGCCGTCGTTCCCCGGGCTGGCGCGCAAGCTCCGGGACATGTACGACGGGTCGTACGTCAAGTTCCTCGCCGACTTCCGCGGCCGGCTGGCCGGCACCAAGGACGGCGACCTGGAGCTGCTGGAGATGTACGCCTATGCGGCCGCGTACTCGGCCGACGAGGACGGGGCCGTGCACCTGCCGTTCGACGACACCGGCGCGATCGTGCCGGACGTCTGGCGGCGCTGGCTGGACCATGATCCCGTCGTGATGGCCCGCGAGCCGAAGTACGCCGAGGCGTTGCGGTCGATGCGGGCCATCTGGGTGGACGCCGGCAACAAGGACGAATACTTCCTGGACTTCGGCGCGGTCGCGTTCCGCCGGGCGCTCGAGGCGGCCGGCGTACCGGACGAGCGGGTCTATTTCGAGCTCTTCGAC
- a CDS encoding nucleotide pyrophosphohydrolase has product MTTELEHLAVRLREFARVRDWEQFHTPKNLVMALAGEVGELVAEFQWLTADESRSPDPDALARMRTELGDVTLYLIRLADVLGVDLVEAAKAKLDDNDRRYDAELFRGSARKAPPSARDD; this is encoded by the coding sequence GTGACGACGGAGTTGGAGCACCTTGCCGTACGGTTGCGCGAGTTCGCCCGGGTCAGGGACTGGGAGCAGTTTCACACACCCAAGAACCTCGTGATGGCGCTGGCGGGTGAGGTGGGGGAGCTGGTGGCGGAGTTCCAGTGGCTCACCGCCGACGAGTCGCGGAGTCCGGATCCCGATGCGCTCGCCAGGATGCGCACCGAACTGGGCGATGTGACGCTTTACCTGATACGGCTGGCCGACGTGCTGGGCGTGGACCTGGTGGAGGCGGCGAAGGCGAAACTCGACGACAACGACCGTCGCTACGATGCCGAGCTCTTCCGGGGGTCGGCCAGGAAAGCACCGCCCTCGGCACGGGATGACTGA
- a CDS encoding GrpB family protein: protein MPDALDDSTLSAVLVHGLRPTKVTLADYDPGWPARFERRAAELRAILGDRARLIEHIGSTSVPGLAAKPIIDIVVGIDDPDDEPAYLPDLQAAGYDLRVREPEHRCLRTGEPDEQVNLHCYPPGHVEVRRYFAFRDRLRASETDRELYAATKRELAQREWRDINYYAEAKGPMIDEILGRAGWRG from the coding sequence ATGCCCGATGCGCTTGATGACTCCACGCTGTCCGCCGTGCTGGTCCACGGACTGCGTCCCACGAAGGTGACCCTCGCCGACTACGACCCCGGATGGCCGGCCCGCTTCGAACGCCGTGCCGCCGAGCTGCGGGCGATCCTGGGGGATCGTGCGCGGCTGATCGAGCACATCGGCTCCACCTCAGTGCCCGGCCTCGCCGCGAAGCCGATCATCGACATCGTCGTCGGCATCGACGACCCGGATGACGAGCCGGCGTACCTGCCTGATCTTCAGGCGGCGGGCTATGACCTGCGTGTTCGTGAGCCGGAGCACCGTTGCCTGCGCACCGGCGAGCCCGATGAGCAGGTGAACCTGCACTGTTATCCGCCTGGTCATGTCGAGGTGCGGCGGTACTTCGCTTTCCGGGACCGGCTTCGGGCGAGCGAGACGGATCGGGAGCTCTACGCCGCGACGAAGCGGGAGCTGGCGCAGCGGGAGTGGCGTGACATCAACTATTACGCGGAGGCCAAAGGGCCGATGATCGATGAGATCCTCGGCCGGGCAGGGTGGCGGGGATAG
- a CDS encoding serine/threonine-protein kinase, translating to MSELSVPGYEIKGVLGQGGFGVVYLALQSAVGREVALKVDNRVLLSERDRRRFLREVTAAGALSGHPHVVPVYDAGLLPDGRPYMVLELCPGGSLAGRRLSPAEARDVGVRIADALAAAHAQGVLHRDVKPGNILVNRYGQVALSDFGLATMPASGPEASVTRESLTPSYAPPEAFELAEPSPAGDVYALAATIYALLSGRPPRFPESGVPNLAMILALHRLPVPDIPGVPLELTAVLRQALASDPRQRTPSAAAFRDALAAVPLGPSSGRHAAPPPGSHAAVPFTPSVPSSVDRPVPPQTPLVAPQHTNPPLGSQPDTRPPTPHGINKALVAITAALTLVIVVGGGAVIYTQIFEQPDGTPQAQPSSTAATQKTKKPAQEPASVFTGLDTYTENCPAARVRGAGAACVRESECWGGMVIIVGDTKARRLGCEETHSWETFAVAPIPKDAETYVQQDLAKHPTVKRVCSRAVLLASRVGTARAIATARWSSDVMPPSQAQFEDGVRFYRCVGRVNGQEPRRSFFH from the coding sequence GTGTCGGAATTATCGGTGCCTGGCTACGAAATCAAGGGCGTACTGGGGCAGGGCGGCTTCGGCGTCGTGTACCTCGCCCTGCAGTCGGCCGTGGGCCGTGAGGTCGCGCTCAAGGTCGACAACCGGGTCCTGCTGTCCGAGCGCGACCGGCGCCGTTTCCTCCGCGAGGTCACGGCGGCCGGTGCCCTGTCCGGCCACCCCCACGTCGTCCCCGTCTACGACGCCGGACTGCTGCCCGACGGGCGGCCGTACATGGTGCTGGAGCTGTGCCCCGGCGGCTCACTGGCCGGCCGCCGCCTCAGCCCTGCCGAGGCCCGCGACGTCGGCGTACGCATCGCCGACGCCCTGGCCGCCGCACACGCGCAAGGCGTCCTGCACCGCGACGTCAAGCCCGGCAACATCCTCGTCAATCGGTACGGCCAGGTGGCCCTGTCGGACTTCGGCCTGGCCACCATGCCCGCCTCCGGCCCCGAAGCGTCCGTGACCCGCGAGTCGCTGACCCCGTCCTACGCGCCGCCCGAAGCTTTCGAACTGGCCGAGCCGAGCCCGGCCGGTGACGTGTACGCCCTGGCGGCCACCATCTACGCCCTGCTGTCCGGCCGCCCGCCGCGCTTCCCGGAGAGCGGTGTGCCGAACCTGGCCATGATCCTGGCCCTGCACCGCCTCCCGGTCCCCGACATCCCCGGCGTACCACTCGAACTGACCGCCGTGCTGCGTCAGGCCCTGGCGAGCGACCCCCGCCAGCGCACGCCCAGCGCCGCCGCCTTCCGCGACGCCCTCGCCGCCGTCCCGCTGGGCCCGTCGTCAGGCCGCCACGCCGCCCCTCCGCCGGGCTCCCACGCCGCCGTGCCGTTCACACCCTCCGTACCATCGTCCGTCGACCGGCCGGTACCCCCGCAGACGCCGCTGGTCGCGCCCCAGCACACCAACCCGCCTCTGGGCAGCCAGCCGGACACCCGGCCACCCACACCCCATGGCATCAACAAGGCCCTGGTCGCGATCACCGCCGCCCTGACCCTGGTCATCGTGGTAGGCGGCGGAGCAGTCATCTACACGCAGATCTTCGAGCAGCCGGACGGGACCCCACAGGCCCAGCCCAGCAGCACGGCGGCCACGCAAAAGACCAAGAAGCCCGCGCAAGAGCCGGCCAGCGTCTTCACCGGCCTGGACACCTACACGGAGAACTGCCCGGCCGCCAGGGTGCGCGGCGCCGGCGCGGCTTGCGTACGGGAGTCGGAGTGCTGGGGCGGCATGGTCATCATCGTGGGCGATACGAAGGCCAGGCGGCTCGGCTGCGAGGAGACCCACTCATGGGAGACCTTCGCGGTCGCCCCCATCCCCAAGGACGCCGAGACCTATGTGCAGCAGGACCTTGCCAAACATCCGACGGTGAAGCGCGTCTGCAGCCGGGCTGTGCTGCTCGCCAGCAGGGTCGGCACGGCAAGGGCCATCGCCACCGCCCGGTGGTCGTCCGACGTCATGCCACCGTCTCAGGCTCAGTTCGAGGACGGGGTCCGCTTCTATCGTTGCGTCGGCAGGGTGAACGGCCAGGAACCCCGCAGGTCCTTCTTCCACTGA
- a CDS encoding metal-dependent hydrolase family protein — protein MRIIRADRVLTGRPGEVIQDGEVAVDGAEIVSVGPRGSAGDAGEIVSVGPRGSAGEVLDLPGHTVLPGLIDAHVHLGFDATVDPVTRRSAESDHHLLLRMAENARKLISAGVTTARDLGGRGFLDLALRDAIEEGLAVGPHLLAATRPITITGGHCWYMGGEADDVPAIRRVARENLRAGADCLKVMVSGGQMTPGAPPSWVCQYSTEHIRAIVEEAATRGKGVAAHAHAHAAIRSAVEAGVATIEHCSFFTPSGHRYDPELADLVAAGGTYVCPTVHGVVWRLRDKFGSEMLDAWLDGVVAMRAAGVRLIAGTDSGFAAAGVANDTDAYVAGLEVFEQAGFGTAEIVEMATARAADACGVGAVTGTLEAGKRADLIAVRGDPLERIADLRNLTLVLVSGRAVTQTGVDTVTSSVG, from the coding sequence ATGCGGATCATTCGCGCCGACAGGGTGCTCACCGGGCGTCCGGGTGAGGTGATCCAGGACGGCGAGGTCGCCGTGGACGGCGCCGAGATCGTCTCCGTGGGACCGCGCGGCAGCGCCGGTGACGCCGGCGAGATCGTCTCCGTGGGACCGCGAGGAAGCGCCGGCGAGGTCCTCGACCTGCCCGGCCACACGGTGCTTCCCGGCCTGATCGACGCGCACGTGCACCTCGGGTTCGACGCCACTGTCGACCCGGTGACGCGGCGCAGCGCCGAGAGCGACCATCACCTGCTGCTGCGCATGGCCGAGAACGCGCGCAAGCTCATCTCGGCGGGCGTCACCACGGCTCGCGACCTCGGCGGGCGCGGCTTCCTCGACCTGGCGTTACGTGACGCGATCGAGGAGGGTCTGGCCGTCGGCCCGCACCTCCTGGCCGCGACCAGGCCGATCACGATCACCGGCGGCCACTGCTGGTACATGGGCGGCGAGGCCGACGACGTGCCCGCCATCCGCCGCGTCGCCAGGGAGAACCTGCGCGCCGGCGCCGACTGCCTGAAGGTGATGGTCTCGGGCGGCCAGATGACACCGGGCGCGCCACCCAGCTGGGTGTGCCAATACAGCACCGAGCACATCCGCGCGATCGTCGAGGAGGCCGCCACGCGCGGCAAGGGCGTGGCCGCCCACGCCCACGCGCACGCCGCGATCCGCAGCGCGGTCGAGGCCGGCGTGGCGACCATCGAGCACTGCTCGTTCTTCACCCCCTCCGGCCACCGCTACGACCCCGAGCTGGCCGACCTGGTCGCGGCCGGCGGCACGTACGTCTGCCCGACCGTGCACGGCGTGGTCTGGCGGCTGCGCGACAAATTCGGCTCCGAGATGCTCGACGCCTGGCTGGACGGGGTCGTGGCCATGCGGGCGGCCGGGGTGCGGCTCATCGCGGGCACCGACTCCGGATTCGCCGCGGCGGGCGTGGCCAACGACACCGATGCGTACGTGGCCGGGCTGGAGGTGTTCGAGCAGGCCGGATTCGGCACCGCGGAGATCGTCGAGATGGCCACCGCGCGGGCCGCCGACGCCTGCGGGGTCGGCGCGGTGACCGGCACCCTGGAGGCCGGCAAGCGAGCCGACCTCATCGCGGTGCGCGGTGACCCGCTCGAGCGCATCGCCGACCTGCGTAACCTCACACTCGTCCTCGTGTCCGGACGCGCCGTCACCCAGACGGGCGTGGACACGGTGACCTCGTCCGTCGGCTGA
- a CDS encoding Scr1 family TA system antitoxin-like transcriptional regulator, protein MGRFARARSPVTIQILPFSARVTAGLLGGFVIAHTTCGPTAAFVDSPVSGKVWDGAAEVEALALRYQTCRAEALPQSHSIRKIRERLEQEWNWS, encoded by the coding sequence ATGGGGCGCTTCGCGCGGGCTCGTAGTCCCGTCACGATCCAGATCCTCCCGTTCAGTGCCCGTGTCACGGCCGGTCTCCTGGGAGGCTTCGTGATCGCGCACACGACCTGCGGGCCGACCGCCGCCTTCGTGGACAGCCCGGTTTCCGGGAAAGTATGGGATGGAGCGGCAGAGGTCGAGGCGCTTGCCCTTCGATATCAAACCTGCCGCGCCGAGGCACTTCCCCAAAGTCATTCCATCCGAAAGATCCGAGAAAGGCTGGAGCAGGAATGGAACTGGAGCTGA